From a single Raphanus sativus cultivar WK10039 chromosome 3, ASM80110v3, whole genome shotgun sequence genomic region:
- the LOC108833958 gene encoding F-box/kelch-repeat protein At4g38940-like: protein MSENMEQSPELLLSPLIPSLPDDVTVDIVARVPRSHYPTLSLVSKSFRNLIASSKLYKRRSQLGITQHRLYAVLRNRKTGEFSFYILHRKLNGYNRLVPVRSLPFMSPRGSCVPVGSEVYVFNDLSVLIFDCTSHTVQRMSNFPERMSYKEVNVIGKKVYVIGDALCHYVEQTGWMKWWRKAVTVFDTETQLLEPKLVNEDMAVGLGPFWSDSVVMDGKIYLKGYMNGNSFAYEPEERKWEVMDEVLNSKEWEGSCVVDDVLYYHDRSGKALRAYDPKQGCWSVVNGLEEFLAVETARSGWSRTVNYGPDKLALFFPKRQYGEKMICCAEVALERRQGGEIWGKVQWCHIVIGGELFDMVKFVAVTV, encoded by the coding sequence ATGTCTGAAAACATGGAGCAATCGCCGGAGCTGCTGCTTTCTCCTCTGATTCCGTCACTCCCCGACGACGTCACCGTCGACATCGTAGCTCGCGTGCCCAGAAGCCACTACCCGACTCTCTCCCTCGTTTCCAAGAGTTTTAGGAATCTCATCGCCTCGTCCAAACTCTACAAGAGACGTTCTCAGCTAGGCATCACCCAACACCGTCTCTACGCCGTCCTCCGCAACCGCAAAACCGGTGAATTCAGTTTCTACATCCTCCACCGGAAACTCAACGGTTACAACCGGTTGGTGCCTGTCCGGTCACTTCCGTTCATGTCTCCCCGTGGAAGCTGTGTACCGGTCGGTTCGGAGGTGTACGTGTTTAACGACCTCTCAGTGCTCATCTTTGACTGCACGTCTCACACGGTTCAGCGCATGTCTAACTTTCCTGAGCGGATGTCTTATAAAGAGGTTAACGTCATCGGGAAGAAGGTTTATGTGATTGGTGATGCGTTGTGTCATTACGTCGAGCAGACAGGGTGGATGAAATGGTGGAGGAAGGCAGTCACGGTGTTTGATACAGAAACCCAATTGTTGGAGCCTAAGTTGGTAAACGAAGACATGGCTGTTGGTCTAGGTCCCTTTTGGTCTGATTCTGTTGTGATGGATGGTAAGATTTACCTGAAAGGTTACATGAATGGTAATTCTTTTGCTTACGAACCAGAGGAAAGGAAATGGGAAGTGATGGACGAGGTGTTGAACTCTAAGGAGTGGGAGGGTTCGTGTGTGGTTGACGACGTCTTGTACTATCACGATCGGTCCGGGAAGGCGTTGAGGGCGTATGATCCGAAGCAGGGCTGTTGGAGTGTTGTTAATGGTTTGGAGGAGTTTTTGGCTGTGGAGACTGCTCGTTCAGGTTGGTCAAGAACGGTGAACTACGGTCCGGATAAGCTGGCTCTCTTCTTTCCTAAAAGACAGTACGGCGAGAAGATGATTTGCTGTGCGGAGGTCGCTTTGGAAAGGCGCCAAGGAGGAGAGATTTGGGGTAAGGTCCAGTGGTGTCATATTGTCATTGGCGGTGAGCTTTTTGACATGGTGAAATTTGTGGCTGTTACTGTTTGA
- the LOC108844696 gene encoding thylakoid lumenal 29 kDa protein, chloroplastic, translating into MGGVSFLSTVPSFTNINNRQHLTLSSSHRSVLIRCCKIDPQVSENTLSFHRRDVLKLAGTALGMELTGNGFINHVGDAKAADLNQRRQRSEFQSKIKLSLSKAVKAKPELVPSLLTLALNDAMTYDKATKSGGANGSIRFSSEISRAENAGLSDGLALIEEAKKEIDSFSKGGPISYADLIQLAGQSAVKATFLASAIRKCGGNEEKGNLLYTAYGSSGQWALFDRQFGRSDATEADPEGRIPLWGKATVQEMKDKFIAIGLGPRQLAVMSAFLGPDQAATEELLASDPQVAPWVQKYQRSRETVSQTDYEVDLITALTKLSGLGQQINYEAYTYPVERINLSKLKL; encoded by the exons ATGGGAGGAGTTTCTTTCCTCTCCACTGTTCCCTCCTTCACCAACATCAACAATCGTCAACATCTCACACTCTCTTCTTCTCATCGCTCT GTTCTCATTCGATGTTGCAAGATCGATCCTCAAGTTTCCGAAAACACTTTATCATTTCACCGTCGGGATGTTCTCAAACTCGCCGGCACTGCCCTCGGAATG GAACTAACAGGTAACGGCTTCATTAACCATGTGGGCGATGCAAAAGCTGCTGATTTGAATCAGCGCAGGCAGCGATCCGAGTTTCAAT CAAAGATCAAGCTTTCACTTTCCAAAGCGGTTAAGGCTAAACCGGAGCTTGTACCTTCTTTACTAACTCTAGCTCTTAATGATGCTATGACTTATGATAAG GCTACAAAATCCGGTGGAGCCAATGGATCCATACGGTTCAG CTCTGAGATAAGCAGAGCAGAGAACGCTGGGCTTTCTGATGGGTTGGCTCTCATAGAGGAAGCCAAGAAGGAGATTGACTCGTTCTCAAAGGGTGGACCTATTTCATATGCAGATCTCATTCAACTCGCAG GGCAATCAGCGGTGAAGGCAACATTTTTAGCATCAGCAATACGTAAATGCGGTGGAAATGAAGAGAAAGGGAACTTACTCTACACAGCATATGGTTCAAGTGGTCAG TGGGCTTTGTTTGATAGACAATTCGGAAGGAGTGATGCAACAGAGGCTGATCCAGAAGGGAGGATCCCATTATGGGGAAAAGCAACTGTGCAAGAGATGAAAGATAAGTTCATTGCCATCGGATTGGGTCCTCGACAG TTAGCTGTAATGTCTGCATTCTTGGGTCCTGATCAAGCCGCAACAGAAGAGCTCTTAGCTAGCGACCCACAAGTTGCACCATGGGTTCAGAAGTACCAACGTAGCCGTGAAACTGTATCTCAGACAGATTACGAG GTTGATCTGATAACTGCATTGACAAAGCTAAGTGGTCTAGGACAGCAAATCAACTATGAGGCATATACATATCCTGTCGAGCGGATCAATCTAAGCAAACTCAAGCTATGA